The following is a genomic window from uncultured Draconibacterium sp..
CATTGGCAAATCCCCAAAGGGCAAATAAACTGGTGATAAGTATAAACGGAACAAGAATTTTCTTGTCCACAACAATTGCTTTAGTTTTATTCATTGGTTTAATAGTTTTACTAAAATATTAGTAGTTAGTACAGTTTTAACAAACTGCACGGAAGAGTACCGAAAACGACTTTTTACAGGTACTCAGACTTATTATTAGCTTTTAGTTGTTCAACAATCTTTTTTATATCCTCGGCATTATCGCGCTTGCATACCAGGGTTGTATTTCCGTCGCGAACAACAATTACATCATCAAGACCAACCACAGCAACCAGTCCATCGTCGGTAGACACGTACGAGTTTTTCGAATCTAAAAATATAGCCTCTCCCATTCCTGCATTGCCATTTTCATCCTTTTTATCAGTTTGATAAACCGATTCCCAACTTCCCAGATCATTCCAATCGAAATTTCCTTCAACCAGGTAAATGTTTTTAGCGTGCTCCATAATACCGTAATCAACCGAAATACTTTCAACAGCACGATAAATAGTATCAAGAGTTTCAGGATATGCAGGCTTGCCAAAATCAGCCTGAATTTTGCGCAAATCAGCATACAACTCTGGTGCAAATTCTTCAACCGCTTTCAGAAAAACAGATACTTTAAAAACAAATAACCCGCTGTTCCAATAAAAACCACCTTGCTTCAGGTAATCTGTAGCAGTTGCCTCATCCGGTTTTTCCACAAAACGTTCCACTTTAAACTGCTTTATTTTTTCGTTGCCGGTAATATCTTCGGCCGTTTGTACATAACCGTAACCCGTTGCCGGATAAGTAGGCGTAATACCAAGCGTAACAATACCATCGCGCTCGTTGGCAATCTTTGCAGCGGCCAAAACAGTATCTTCAAACAAAATAGTATTTGTAATTAAATGATCCGATGGAGAAACCACCATCACGCCATCAGGATTTTCGCGCTCAGCAT
Proteins encoded in this region:
- a CDS encoding mannose-1-phosphate guanylyltransferase translates to MKDLYTLIMAGGSGTRFWPRSKTAKPKQYLNIFGEQSLLQDTVERFATFTKKENIYIVSSATQAKVLEEQTPMLPKENLIYEPIGRNTLPCIGLAAMYAERENPDGVMVVSPSDHLITNTILFEDTVLAAAKIANERDGIVTLGITPTYPATGYGYVQTAEDITGNEKIKQFKVERFVEKPDEATATDYLKQGGFYWNSGLFVFKVSVFLKAVEEFAPELYADLRKIQADFGKPAYPETLDTIYRAVESISVDYGIMEHAKNIYLVEGNFDWNDLGSWESVYQTDKKDENGNAGMGEAIFLDSKNSYVSTDDGLVAVVGLDDVIVVRDGNTTLVCKRDNAEDIKKIVEQLKANNKSEYL